The segment CCACCTTTCTATTAGTCGTGTCACTAGACGACTTAAAATATAGCAAACCCTTTTATTAAATGTAAAAACCTCGTAAGGTTAAAACTTAAACTACACTCATACGTCGAAATATCGAGAGTAAGCTAAATGACGATAAAAAGGGGCCTGGCCCCTTTGTCTAAGTTAAAAGCCACCATACGGTGACTTTTATTATTCTTTCTCGTCAATCACTAAACGAACTTTTTTATCACTTGTTGGAACAGAGTAGACAATCGTTCTGATTGCAGAAATTGTGCGTCCTTTTTTCCCAATGATACGTCCAATATCAGATTTATCCAAATCCAAATGATATTCTAAAAATTCAGGTGTATCAACAATTTTAATTGTCAAGCTATCAGGCTGTGAAATCAAAGGTTTCACAATCGCAATAATGAGATTTTCAATCATGTCCATAAGTGTTCTCGCTTACTGTTCTTATTTAGAGAATTTTTGCTCGTGGAATTTCTTCAATACGCCAGCGTTTGAAAGAAGGGCACGAACTGTATCAGATGGTTGTGCACCTTTTGCCAACCACTCAAGTACACGCTCTTCTTTAAGAGTTACTGAGTTTTCAGCCAAAAGTGGGTTGTAAGTACCAACTGTTTCGATGAAACGACCATCACGTGGAGCGCGTGAGTCTGCAACGTTGATACGGTAGAAAGGTTTCTTTTTAGAACCCATACGAGTCAAACGGATTTTTACTGCCATTTTAAAATATTCTCTTTTCTTTGTATTTTTATTCGGTGAAATAGCAGAGCTATTTAGCACATGTTCTATTATACCACACTTTGACAGGGTGTCAAGAAAAAAACTTGACAGGTTTTAAAAAATTTTATTGTTCGAGCATATCTGCTAGTTCTCTCAGTTGACTTGCTAGATTTGTACGGTCAAACAGTAAATTATAGACTCCATCTTCACTCAATACTCCGCAAGGAATACCAATGAAATCCCCCTTATCAGATAATTCAAGATCTTCCATATAGGTCTGGCTCTGGTAATAATCTAATAACTGTAAATAAGTCGATTGTTCCTGGTTAAGTTGTGCCATACTATCGGAAAGGGACTGGTTCAGCTCTAGCTGTCTGTTAAATATTTTTTCCATTTCCTCTACACGTTTTCTTGCTTCCATAATATTTTTCATCAGTGTGTACTACCACCACCCTTTTTAATATCCTCTTTATCCCTATATTCAACAATTGCTCCTATAGCTACTTCAACTCCTCTTACAATATCGTTCAAAGACATGGAAGCCAGTCCTGGTTTGTCGACAACCTGCTCTGGCAAGAAGGGAATATGGAGAAAACCCGCCTTAGCCTTTGGAAATTGTTTCTCCGCCAAGTAAAGAGCTTGATACATGAGATGGTTGCAGACAAAGGTGCCGGCGGTGTTTGAAACAGAAGCAGGAATGCCCACAGAACGAATGGCTTCGACCATAGCCTTGATAGGTAAGGTGGAGAAATAAGCAGGCTGACCATCTTCTCGAATCGTTCTATCAATCGGCTGTTGCCCTTCATTGTCTGGAATACGTGCATCATCTTGGTTAATGGCTATACGCTCAGGTGTTAAATCAACTCGCCCACCAGCCTGACCAATACATAGTACCGCATCAGGTAAATGTTCTGCCATTTTCTCCTCTAAAACATCCGCAGCCTTGTCAAAAACAGTCGGAATCTCTACAAGAATAATCTCTGCACCAACAATGGTCTTAGGTAGAGATTTGATTGTTTCCAAGGCTGGGTTAATAGGCTCGCCACCAAAGGGATCAAAGCCTGTTACGATGATTTTCATACTTCCTCCTCCAAAATAATTTCTCCGTAGTGAAATTTTTGATTGGGTCTGACATGACGTTTAAAGCCAAATTCTTCAAAGACCTGATCTCGAAAATGAGCCTTTATAATCAATTTCTTCCTAGCTACTCGTTTAGCCTCAGATACAATTTCCTCCGTTAAACGGCTTCTGTCAGCTAAAGTAGACAAGCCAGAAAGATTTTGTGATTCCTTGATTTCTTCTGAAAACATGGGATCAAAGTAAATGACATCAACAGACTTATCTATTTGCCCTTTCAAATAAGTCAAACTATCTGTCCAAATTGTCTGGATAGATTTCATGGCTCGATTGACCTCTTGCAGCCCACTATCAAAATCCTGTAAACCTCGACTCACAATAAAGTGCACTAGCTTAGAACTTTCCAAGGCTGTCACCCGATGACCAGCACTTGCTAACACAATGCTATCAGATCCCAAGCCCATAGTACAGTCTATTATTGATTGTTTTTCTTTTCCAAGTAATTCTAAAAGCGGATCTCTTCCAGACTTAATCCGCAACATGGCAGTATCTGGGTGGAAAAATAAAACCTGCCCACCCCTCTGTTCTAGTATCAATTTATCCTTATAAAGAACCAAGACAGCCTCGTAGGTACCTAACATTTTTCCAACCGACTGCTTCTTTCTTTCCTTGTATTCAATTCCCAGTTCACTGGCAATCCGTCTAGCCCTATAGACCAGCCCCTCATCCATCCCAAGACTAGTTGTTACAATCATTTTCATACTCTTCAGTATATCAAAAAATCAGGACGAACTCAAAGCTCATCCTGATAGTATCTTCTATATTGCCTGTGTCATGAAGCTACGGCTCTCCAGCACTTTGACCATAGCTTCTGCTGTATCGAGGGCCGTAAAGAGCGGAATTCCTCCTTCAATAGCAGAGCTTCGAATGACTTGACCGTCACCATCTGCCACCCGTTTTTTTCCAACCGTATTGATAATAGCCTGAATCTTACCTGCTCGAACAAGACTTGGAATATCATGATTATCAACTTCACCTAATTTTCCTACCGGTATTACTGACAAACCGTTTTCAACAAGAAACTTAGCTGTTCCAGTGGTTGCAAATATACCATAACCTAATTCGTGGAATCGACGTGCTAAACTAAGGGCTTCTTCTTTATCTTCATCAGCGATTGTAAAGACAACATTTCCGAATTCTTCTAGATGTTGGTAACTCGCTTCAAAAGCCTTATAAAGTGCTTTCTCCAACGTCAAGTCTGACCCCATAATCTCACCCGTAGACTTCATCTCTGGACCTAACAAACTGTCAACTTTAGCTAATTTTGTGAATGAGAAAACTGGTGACTTGACATGCACTTGATTGCTCTCAGGATAAAGACCGTCTTGGTAACCCAGTTCCGCAAGGCTTTGTCCCAAAATCAATTTGGTTGCAACCTGAGCCATTAGAATGTCTGTGACTTTGGACAAGAATGGCACCGTACGACTGGCACGAGGATTGACCTCAATCACATATACCGTTTCATCCTTAATAACAAACTGGATATTCATCATACCGATACAGTTGAGACCGATTGCCAAGCGTTTGGTATAGTCTGCAATGGTTGCCTGTACCTCTTTAGACAGGGTTTGTGGCGGATAAACGGCCATCGAGTCCCCTGAGTGAACCCCAGCGCGCTCGATATGCTCCATAATCCCTGGAATCAAGACATCCTTACCATCTGAAATAGCATCAACCTCACACTCACGACCGACGATGTAGGAATCCACCAAAACAGGGTGTTCTGGCGAAGCCTTGACCGCCGTTCTCATATAAGAACGCAAA is part of the Streptococcus suis genome and harbors:
- the rpsP gene encoding 30S ribosomal protein S16, with protein sequence MAVKIRLTRMGSKKKPFYRINVADSRAPRDGRFIETVGTYNPLLAENSVTLKEERVLEWLAKGAQPSDTVRALLSNAGVLKKFHEQKFSK
- a CDS encoding class I SAM-dependent methyltransferase, yielding MIVTTSLGMDEGLVYRARRIASELGIEYKERKKQSVGKMLGTYEAVLVLYKDKLILEQRGGQVLFFHPDTAMLRIKSGRDPLLELLGKEKQSIIDCTMGLGSDSIVLASAGHRVTALESSKLVHFIVSRGLQDFDSGLQEVNRAMKSIQTIWTDSLTYLKGQIDKSVDVIYFDPMFSEEIKESQNLSGLSTLADRSRLTEEIVSEAKRVARKKLIIKAHFRDQVFEEFGFKRHVRPNQKFHYGEIILEEEV
- a CDS encoding DUF4298 domain-containing protein translates to MKNIMEARKRVEEMEKIFNRQLELNQSLSDSMAQLNQEQSTYLQLLDYYQSQTYMEDLELSDKGDFIGIPCGVLSEDGVYNLLFDRTNLASQLRELADMLEQ
- the pcp gene encoding pyroglutamyl-peptidase I, with product MKIIVTGFDPFGGEPINPALETIKSLPKTIVGAEIILVEIPTVFDKAADVLEEKMAEHLPDAVLCIGQAGGRVDLTPERIAINQDDARIPDNEGQQPIDRTIREDGQPAYFSTLPIKAMVEAIRSVGIPASVSNTAGTFVCNHLMYQALYLAEKQFPKAKAGFLHIPFLPEQVVDKPGLASMSLNDIVRGVEVAIGAIVEYRDKEDIKKGGGSTH
- a CDS encoding KH domain-containing protein: MDMIENLIIAIVKPLISQPDSLTIKIVDTPEFLEYHLDLDKSDIGRIIGKKGRTISAIRTIVYSVPTSDKKVRLVIDEKE